The following are encoded together in the Spirochaetota bacterium genome:
- a CDS encoding helix-turn-helix domain-containing protein, protein MHKPTHHLGRPIDTFLTSSVHGKKGYVRRNHCQMTLAANMPPVTLGSFTVHLFEYYTLLRRPGPGLDRHIHDPLYELIVIREGTGTYYAERTPIRYVPGTVILLAPGIPHRWGESRSMTRMQVMYLGMQQSESAVDRADYRKIDAAFPFTCHTRAMSKEAGNILENLDSEAMRIDADSGEAAGDFSIAYCESLFKNFLYLILRARVPAAVVRGRRGTSVRTKAPHRDGELISAIEGLIERRFGDAISMDAIERELSLPKKKIQRLFRHFHGMTCVSYINNRRMQRARVLLAGGLPIATIASRLGFDNVNYFFRMFKRTFAMTPEEYRARMKDIDG, encoded by the coding sequence ATGCATAAGCCGACACATCATCTGGGAAGACCGATCGATACGTTCCTTACGTCGTCGGTGCACGGGAAGAAGGGATATGTACGGCGTAATCACTGCCAGATGACGCTCGCAGCCAATATGCCGCCCGTTACGCTCGGCTCGTTCACCGTGCATCTGTTCGAGTATTACACGCTCCTCAGAAGACCGGGACCCGGTTTGGATAGACATATCCACGATCCGCTCTATGAACTTATCGTCATTCGCGAGGGCACCGGCACATATTATGCGGAGCGTACACCGATACGATATGTCCCCGGTACGGTCATCCTCCTTGCCCCCGGCATACCGCATCGATGGGGGGAATCCCGCTCGATGACGCGCATGCAGGTGATGTATCTCGGCATGCAGCAGAGCGAGAGCGCCGTCGATAGGGCCGACTACCGGAAGATAGATGCCGCCTTCCCGTTCACCTGTCACACACGTGCAATGTCGAAGGAAGCGGGTAATATCCTCGAGAACCTTGACAGCGAAGCGATGAGGATAGACGCCGACAGCGGCGAAGCCGCCGGCGATTTCTCCATCGCCTACTGCGAAAGTCTTTTCAAGAATTTTTTATACCTCATTCTGCGCGCGCGTGTGCCGGCTGCAGTCGTGCGCGGGCGGCGCGGCACGTCGGTCCGTACGAAGGCGCCGCACCGTGATGGGGAACTGATATCCGCTATCGAAGGACTTATCGAACGCCGTTTTGGCGATGCTATTTCCATGGACGCCATTGAGCGGGAACTTTCGCTCCCGAAGAAAAAGATACAGCGGCTGTTCCGGCACTTCCATGGGATGACCTGCGTATCGTATATCAATAATAGGAGGATGCAGCGCGCCCGTGTGCTCCTGGCAGGCGGGCTTCCGATAGCGACGATCGCATCCCGGCTCGGGTTCGACAATGTGAACTATTTCTTCCGGATGTTCAAGCGCACGTTCGCCATGACGCCGGAGGAATACCGTGCCCGCATGAAGGACATCGACGGCTGA
- a CDS encoding helix-turn-helix transcriptional regulator has protein sequence MRLQVSIILYGDTRCVPSWAVDETGSGYHRLYHIYDGGCTFSMNGKDTHLSKGLYLLPSQRAYTLSHDRRDPLTCRWFHITISPPIISPLVRIPIRGAISSMLASISEVMRTRITDALPSLIEALITVIRSEGHIDSISDERLARVLAAVHDDMTSSNERLAAIAGLSREYFIRLFEKTFSMTPQDYIAELRIVRAKGLIASGEKIVSVAAAVGFSDDKAFSRFFKARTGMKPTAYRSVRQP, from the coding sequence ATGCGCTTGCAGGTTTCCATCATACTTTACGGCGATACGCGCTGCGTTCCTTCGTGGGCGGTCGATGAAACGGGGAGCGGGTATCATCGCCTCTATCACATCTACGACGGCGGATGCACGTTCTCAATGAATGGGAAGGATACGCATCTCTCGAAGGGGCTCTATCTCCTGCCGTCGCAGCGCGCGTATACGCTTTCGCATGATCGGCGCGATCCATTGACATGCCGCTGGTTCCACATCACGATATCCCCGCCGATAATAAGCCCGCTCGTACGCATCCCGATACGCGGGGCGATATCGTCCATGCTGGCATCGATCTCCGAGGTGATGCGGACCAGGATAACGGATGCACTCCCGTCGCTTATCGAAGCACTTATCACGGTCATACGCTCCGAAGGCCATATCGATAGTATTTCCGACGAGCGGCTTGCACGCGTACTTGCAGCCGTACACGATGACATGACATCTTCCAACGAGCGCCTTGCCGCCATCGCGGGATTAAGCCGCGAATATTTCATACGCCTGTTCGAAAAGACCTTCTCGATGACGCCGCAGGACTACATCGCAGAGCTGCGCATCGTCCGCGCGAAAGGGCTTATCGCTTCGGGCGAAAAGATCGTGTCAGTCGCGGCGGCGGTCGGATTCTCCGATGACAAAGCGTTCTCGCGTTTCTTCAAGGCGCGCACCGGCATGAAGCCTACGGCGTATCGCAGCGTTCGACAGCCGTAA
- a CDS encoding glucose-6-phosphate isomerase, with amino-acid sequence MSVSVDYNAAKKFLAAHELANLAAGAAQANELLHTGKGAGNDFLGWVGLPSAAKGNAASVKKIASEMKNNAEVIVVVGIGGSYLGARAVIDAFSGSFVSASAKKGAPTVIYAGNNLSGQYHMDVLRFLEGKDFYVNVISKSGTTTEPAIAFRILKEYTEKRYGAKASERIIATTDKAKGALRKLADEKKYRTFVIPDDVGGRYSVLTPVGLLPIAAAGIDIDGLLDGAVSMEQQTKDGSLEKNPAALYAALRNALYAKGYTTEIMVNYLPRMHFIAEWWKQLYGESEGKDNKGIFPASIDLTTDLHSLGQYVQEGRRTLFESVIAVNTESEDVVMRSQSDDADGLNYLAGKNMHEINSTARTATMLAHVDGGVPNIVVSLDAVSPFTMGELIYFYEKACGISGYMLGVNPFDQPGVEAYKKNMFALLGKKGYEKEREALSKRL; translated from the coding sequence ATGTCAGTTTCCGTCGACTATAATGCCGCAAAGAAATTCCTTGCCGCACATGAGCTTGCCAATCTCGCTGCCGGCGCCGCACAGGCGAATGAGCTTCTCCATACGGGAAAAGGCGCAGGGAACGATTTTCTCGGCTGGGTAGGGCTTCCCTCGGCAGCAAAGGGCAATGCCGCTTCCGTAAAGAAGATCGCTTCTGAAATGAAAAATAACGCCGAGGTCATCGTCGTCGTCGGCATCGGCGGTTCGTATCTCGGTGCACGCGCCGTCATCGATGCGTTCTCGGGCAGTTTCGTGTCGGCATCGGCGAAAAAGGGCGCGCCGACGGTGATATATGCCGGCAATAATCTGAGCGGGCAATATCATATGGATGTGCTTCGCTTTCTCGAAGGAAAGGATTTCTATGTGAACGTCATATCGAAAAGCGGAACCACTACCGAGCCCGCGATAGCGTTCCGCATCCTGAAGGAATATACCGAGAAGCGTTACGGTGCCAAGGCATCCGAGCGCATCATCGCCACGACGGACAAGGCGAAGGGCGCATTGAGGAAGCTCGCTGACGAAAAGAAATACCGCACCTTCGTGATACCCGATGATGTCGGGGGACGCTATTCGGTATTGACGCCGGTAGGGCTCCTTCCCATCGCTGCGGCCGGCATCGATATCGACGGATTGCTCGACGGGGCAGTATCGATGGAGCAGCAGACGAAGGACGGTTCTCTCGAAAAGAACCCAGCGGCACTGTACGCAGCGCTCCGCAATGCGCTCTATGCAAAAGGGTACACGACCGAGATCATGGTCAATTATCTCCCGCGCATGCACTTCATCGCTGAATGGTGGAAACAGCTCTACGGCGAGAGCGAAGGCAAGGACAATAAAGGCATATTCCCCGCATCGATAGATCTCACCACGGACCTGCATTCCCTCGGCCAGTACGTGCAGGAAGGCCGGCGCACTCTTTTCGAATCGGTCATCGCTGTTAACACAGAATCGGAAGATGTTGTCATGAGATCGCAATCCGATGATGCCGATGGCCTCAATTATCTCGCCGGAAAGAACATGCATGAGATAAACAGCACCGCGCGTACGGCCACCATGCTCGCACACGTCGATGGCGGCGTGCCCAATATCGTCGTATCGCTCGATGCGGTAAGCCCCTTCACCATGGGTGAGCTCATCTATTTCTACGAGAAAGCCTGCGGGATAAGCGGCTATATGCTCGGCGTCAATCCCTTCGATCAGCCCGGCGTGGAAGCGTACAAGAAGAACATGTTCGCGCTCCTCGGGAAAAAAGGATACGAGAAGGAACGCGAGGCGCTCTCGAAGCGGCTGTAA
- a CDS encoding AraC family transcriptional regulator, whose protein sequence is MDWSFISGKIAPLIEESIRVPLIEPGMNANFSDGFIAKKTVPCSIIAQAYDGKFGIQLEDREMIKTEAGGAYIVGANSALTIGHYAEGSSDGIMKGRWVHIHFTVFGTLDLLSLFDMPLTVPKDTADRFGDIIQTMLDSRDTPLMPIARTAARNASAFRILEILCSLSRPSPTASVIMRHSAALAPALSFIRSELHGHIEVKDIAGSAGLSPSHLHTLFRETVGVPPMEYVKELRLTETRYRVATTDTTLAEIARSAGFADQFHFSRSFKERFGVTPSAYRKQYADTM, encoded by the coding sequence ATGGACTGGTCGTTCATATCCGGAAAGATAGCCCCGCTCATCGAGGAATCGATACGGGTACCGCTCATCGAGCCGGGGATGAACGCGAATTTTTCCGACGGATTCATCGCGAAAAAGACCGTGCCATGCAGCATCATCGCGCAGGCATACGACGGGAAATTCGGCATTCAGCTTGAAGACCGCGAAATGATCAAGACCGAAGCCGGCGGCGCATACATCGTCGGTGCGAACAGTGCGCTCACGATAGGCCATTATGCCGAGGGCAGCTCCGACGGCATCATGAAAGGCCGCTGGGTGCATATACACTTCACCGTGTTCGGCACGCTCGATCTTCTATCGCTGTTCGATATGCCGCTCACCGTCCCGAAGGACACGGCGGACCGGTTCGGTGATATCATTCAGACAATGCTCGACAGCCGTGATACACCGTTGATGCCGATAGCAAGAACGGCGGCGCGCAATGCAAGTGCATTCCGCATATTGGAGATACTCTGCTCACTGTCCCGCCCCTCGCCGACGGCCTCGGTCATCATGCGTCACTCCGCTGCGCTCGCGCCGGCGTTAAGCTTCATCCGCAGCGAGCTGCATGGTCATATCGAAGTGAAGGACATCGCGGGATCAGCGGGGCTTTCGCCGTCGCATCTGCATACGCTCTTTCGCGAGACCGTCGGCGTTCCGCCGATGGAATATGTCAAGGAATTGCGATTGACCGAAACGCGTTACCGCGTGGCCACCACCGATACGACGCTCGCCGAGATCGCGCGCTCGGCGGGGTTCGCCGACCAATTCCATTTCAGCCGCTCGTTCAAGGAACGCTTCGGCGTAACGCCGTCCGCGTACCGGAAGCAATACGCCGACACGATGTGA
- a CDS encoding MarR family transcriptional regulator, with the protein MNTINREIIEHVEAIIKTFRSRKYAPMMFSAHTSDLTMSDMQILVMLSKTGPSTVGDIAAYGNVKAPTASAMVKKLERLGYVSRIHGTEDRRVVRVALTQKGKRVYEDHSSKAANYMEMLMKRYDRSERQKLLTLVREIRELFEKVSER; encoded by the coding sequence ATGAACACCATTAACCGCGAGATCATCGAACACGTCGAAGCGATCATTAAGACGTTCCGGAGCAGGAAGTACGCCCCGATGATGTTCTCCGCGCACACCTCCGACCTGACGATGTCCGACATGCAGATCCTCGTCATGCTTTCAAAGACGGGGCCATCGACCGTGGGGGATATTGCTGCGTACGGCAATGTGAAGGCGCCGACGGCGAGCGCTATGGTAAAGAAACTTGAGCGGCTCGGTTATGTATCGCGGATCCATGGTACGGAAGACCGCCGTGTGGTACGCGTCGCCCTTACGCAGAAGGGTAAGCGCGTCTATGAGGACCATTCCTCGAAGGCGGCGAACTATATGGAAATGCTCATGAAACGATACGATAGGTCCGAGCGGCAGAAACTTCTTACGCTCGTACGCGAGATACGCGAACTTTTCGAGAAGGTGAGCGAACGATGA
- a CDS encoding sugar-binding domain-containing protein has protein sequence MMRSFMAWCCVFGTALIVSYPLQASLLVNGDFESGDKEWSGWAKTKDVMRVVSRDAHGGSRAAQMTVSNGNVATWSQRLSAIPRGAYRLSGWVRTESASSVSIKLESDTGSLGACPIVSGTHIWKRITADIDISKDTRAVVRCIIMKEGTAWFDDITLAPAGSDTISLEGHWRFAPGDDAARASERLDDSAWKQIRVPALWENEGYPDVEGFAWYRRTVTIPETWRGRTLVLRIGGVSKADEAYMNGDIIGSTGAFPPAFKDATAAPREYVLAPERIRFGAENSIAIRVFDGNDGRRGGIMKAPVTVEPVSGAMITLTKRIPTTVIVRGGTIALDAGVRIADRHDGLTFVCALRDHRGREISAIRQTLAPGSTSANVPIVFTPETEGYFICDARLENGHEELAAASLTAAVMPPVSPSRNNFGVVAHLKRLPPEELSLRLDILSRMGANWVREGFLWDMIEPSEGDLRWERFDTIIAETAKRSVRVLPIAAYGTAWASTAGPEVSPADRKSAMPRIDAWERYIAAMVERYKRSCPVWEIWNEPNGLGFWKPYPDAASYAALLSSAHAVIKRVDPSLSVMIAGFSPKYWVVDHPKTHEALFVKALYERTPRPFDIAAYHPYTAPATETSNRAVVDKLVFMPSSIRDVLRANGDENVPMWFTEMGTPTRSFMTKERAAEYLVLLYVKALSLPNIGTCFWYDLVDDGTDPNDSEQNFGLLHADYTPKQGYVAYAVLVRMLGNAVFMRDEYRSGASFYHFKRGTIAVIAAWADGPAAVSCPLPRQDSPARITDHMGIIIAGSARGVYAVGESPVYIEYDE, from the coding sequence ATGATGAGGTCATTCATGGCATGGTGCTGCGTGTTCGGGACAGCATTGATCGTATCGTACCCATTACAGGCATCGCTCCTCGTGAACGGCGATTTTGAATCGGGTGACAAGGAATGGAGCGGCTGGGCGAAGACGAAGGATGTTATGCGTGTCGTGTCCCGTGACGCACACGGCGGGAGCCGCGCGGCACAGATGACGGTGAGCAATGGCAATGTTGCAACCTGGTCGCAGCGATTATCCGCTATCCCCCGCGGGGCATATCGGCTTTCCGGATGGGTGCGTACCGAGAGCGCATCGTCGGTATCGATCAAGCTTGAGAGCGACACGGGGTCATTGGGCGCCTGCCCCATCGTGAGCGGAACGCACATATGGAAACGCATCACCGCCGACATCGATATATCGAAGGACACACGCGCCGTCGTACGCTGTATCATCATGAAGGAGGGTACTGCATGGTTCGACGACATCACGCTTGCGCCGGCCGGTTCGGACACCATATCGCTCGAGGGCCACTGGCGCTTCGCCCCCGGCGACGATGCGGCGCGCGCTTCCGAACGCTTGGATGACAGTGCGTGGAAACAGATACGTGTTCCGGCTCTCTGGGAGAACGAGGGGTATCCCGATGTGGAAGGCTTCGCCTGGTATCGCCGCACGGTGACCATACCCGAAACCTGGCGCGGCAGAACGCTTGTGCTTCGTATCGGCGGCGTATCGAAAGCGGATGAAGCGTACATGAACGGCGATATCATCGGGAGCACGGGCGCATTCCCTCCCGCCTTCAAGGATGCAACCGCCGCTCCGCGGGAATACGTGCTCGCACCCGAGCGTATCCGTTTCGGTGCGGAGAACTCCATTGCCATCCGCGTGTTCGACGGCAATGACGGACGGCGCGGCGGCATTATGAAAGCGCCGGTGACCGTGGAACCGGTGAGCGGGGCGATGATAACGCTTACGAAGAGAATACCGACGACCGTCATCGTGCGCGGCGGGACGATAGCCCTCGATGCCGGGGTACGCATCGCCGATCGTCACGACGGACTTACGTTCGTGTGCGCATTGCGCGATCATCGCGGCAGGGAGATATCGGCGATACGCCAGACGCTCGCCCCAGGCAGTACGTCGGCGAACGTTCCAATAGTCTTCACGCCGGAAACGGAAGGCTATTTCATCTGTGACGCGAGGCTTGAGAACGGGCACGAAGAGCTCGCAGCGGCATCGCTGACCGCCGCTGTCATGCCGCCCGTATCGCCATCGCGCAATAATTTCGGCGTGGTGGCGCATCTCAAGCGCTTGCCGCCCGAGGAACTTTCGCTCAGGCTCGATATCCTCTCGCGCATGGGTGCGAACTGGGTACGCGAGGGTTTTCTCTGGGATATGATAGAGCCATCGGAGGGCGATCTCCGATGGGAACGATTCGACACGATAATCGCGGAAACGGCGAAGCGCTCCGTACGCGTGCTCCCCATCGCCGCATATGGTACGGCGTGGGCATCGACAGCGGGGCCGGAAGTGTCCCCCGCGGACAGAAAAAGCGCCATGCCGCGCATCGATGCATGGGAACGCTATATTGCGGCAATGGTGGAACGCTATAAAAGATCGTGTCCGGTCTGGGAGATATGGAATGAACCCAACGGCCTCGGATTCTGGAAACCGTACCCCGATGCAGCGTCATACGCCGCGCTCCTTTCCTCGGCACATGCGGTGATCAAGAGGGTCGATCCGTCACTGTCCGTCATGATCGCCGGGTTCTCCCCGAAATACTGGGTGGTCGATCACCCGAAAACGCACGAAGCGCTCTTCGTCAAGGCATTGTACGAGCGCACACCGCGGCCGTTCGATATCGCTGCGTATCATCCCTACACCGCTCCCGCGACCGAAACATCGAACCGCGCCGTCGTCGATAAATTAGTCTTCATGCCATCGTCGATACGCGATGTGCTGCGCGCGAACGGGGACGAGAACGTTCCGATGTGGTTCACCGAGATGGGTACGCCGACGCGGAGTTTCATGACGAAGGAGCGTGCGGCGGAATACCTCGTGCTCCTCTACGTAAAGGCGCTCTCGCTCCCGAACATCGGCACCTGTTTCTGGTACGACCTTGTCGATGACGGCACTGACCCGAACGATTCAGAGCAGAATTTCGGGCTGCTCCACGCCGACTATACGCCGAAACAGGGCTATGTCGCCTATGCAGTGCTTGTGCGCATGCTCGGCAATGCTGTTTTCATGCGCGATGAGTATCGCAGCGGCGCATCGTTTTATCATTTCAAGCGCGGCACGATCGCTGTCATTGCTGCGTGGGCGGACGGTCCCGCCGCGGTGTCCTGTCCGCTGCCCCGGCAGGATTCGCCTGCGCGCATCACCGATCACATGGGCATTATCATCGCGGGATCGGCGCGCGGCGTCTATGCTGTCGGTGAAAGCCCGGTCTATATCGAATACGACGAATGA
- a CDS encoding uroporphyrinogen decarboxylase family protein: MAPAKSHAEAAGTMTEELRKKYERMEKLLRFERPDRIPVPGDYHQVEYNTEKYHLGEPELVKEGEVFVWKDGRTKTTIDGGNWRQGNPELYKDYNDVLNVPLERFAAETVDARMTGEMSAVVSSRDGSGFVTPLHYGTLITRATLEFDWEPFLLASALDAPKFGRVLDSFGEATLAVIKGWCSLDSVKLINIHDDIASTKSVILSPDYLREYVFPWYARFFSAVHALGKKVLYISDGNYFPVIDDIIKTGPDGLFIESSSMDPEDVMRAGGTKMIYRVKTSNQNIDVGTPEDIYAELKKLRELNEKYPSIMMYMGGGGKKPENVQCFKDYYQELLVYER; encoded by the coding sequence ATGGCACCTGCAAAGTCTCACGCTGAAGCCGCCGGGACGATGACCGAAGAGCTCAGGAAGAAGTATGAGCGCATGGAAAAGCTCCTTCGTTTTGAACGCCCCGACAGGATACCCGTACCCGGGGACTATCATCAGGTGGAATATAACACGGAAAAATATCATCTCGGCGAACCGGAGCTTGTCAAAGAGGGTGAAGTGTTCGTCTGGAAGGATGGCCGTACGAAAACGACGATCGATGGCGGCAATTGGCGGCAGGGCAACCCCGAGCTCTATAAGGATTACAACGATGTGCTCAACGTGCCGCTCGAACGTTTCGCCGCGGAGACCGTCGATGCACGCATGACAGGGGAGATGTCTGCCGTCGTATCATCGCGTGACGGGAGCGGTTTTGTCACCCCTCTGCACTACGGAACGCTGATCACGCGGGCGACGCTGGAATTCGATTGGGAGCCGTTCCTCCTCGCCTCCGCGCTCGATGCGCCGAAATTCGGGCGCGTCCTCGACAGCTTCGGCGAAGCGACGCTTGCCGTCATCAAGGGCTGGTGTTCGCTCGACAGTGTCAAGCTCATCAACATCCATGATGATATTGCCAGCACCAAGAGTGTCATCCTGAGCCCCGATTATCTTCGCGAATACGTATTCCCCTGGTATGCACGGTTCTTCAGTGCCGTACATGCGCTCGGAAAAAAAGTGCTCTATATCTCCGACGGGAATTATTTCCCGGTCATCGACGATATCATCAAAACCGGTCCTGACGGATTGTTCATCGAAAGTTCATCGATGGACCCGGAGGATGTGATGCGCGCCGGCGGAACGAAGATGATATACCGCGTGAAAACGAGCAATCAGAACATCGATGTCGGTACGCCGGAGGATATATACGCCGAGCTGAAAAAGCTCCGGGAGTTGAACGAGAAATACCCGTCCATCATGATGTACATGGGCGGCGGGGGCAAGAAGCCGGAGAACGTCCAGTGCTTCAAGGATTATTATCAGGAGCTGCTTGTCTACGAACGGTAG
- a CDS encoding LemA family protein encodes MKGWFVGLLLAIVIGVFGITVISVWTVATHARILTLEERTEDTFVTVVTAYQKRIDGLPRFIQTVRSFPTLEKEPIAALLEAYAKTTNADAGAVTLGKPMSLRDFIMEQNALSFSLYRLITVIERHLEIKKTEPYLIVRAELRAQDEQIAAAITRFNTEAIEYNNRVGRIPSGIIAGFMGKFKKPYFEFGKDQKAPVIVRLD; translated from the coding sequence ATGAAAGGTTGGTTCGTCGGGCTCCTGCTTGCCATTGTCATCGGCGTTTTCGGCATCACCGTCATTTCCGTCTGGACCGTTGCGACACATGCCCGTATTCTCACGCTTGAGGAACGTACGGAAGATACCTTCGTTACGGTGGTGACCGCGTATCAGAAGCGTATCGACGGCCTGCCCCGTTTCATCCAGACCGTGCGGTCGTTCCCCACCCTGGAAAAAGAGCCCATCGCCGCTCTGCTCGAGGCATATGCAAAGACGACAAATGCCGATGCGGGAGCGGTGACGCTCGGTAAACCCATGTCGCTGCGCGATTTCATCATGGAGCAGAACGCCCTCTCCTTTTCGCTCTACCGGCTCATCACGGTCATTGAACGCCATCTTGAAATAAAAAAGACCGAGCCGTACCTTATCGTCCGTGCTGAGCTGCGCGCACAGGATGAACAGATAGCTGCCGCCATCACGCGTTTCAATACCGAAGCCATTGAATACAATAACCGCGTCGGGCGCATCCCGTCGGGCATCATCGCCGGTTTCATGGGCAAGTTCAAAAAACCGTACTTCGAGTTCGGCAAGGACCAGAAAGCCCCCGTCATCGTGCGGCTGGACTGA
- the waaF gene encoding lipopolysaccharide heptosyltransferase II — MKEPIDRALRSIVIRGLNWRLGDSLMTTPYIAAVRELFPNARITLIIPPRVARVFEGNPAIDEVICYDTETTHRSVISRIRFGLMLRKRKFDAAFLLQRAIEAAIIMRIAGVPMRLGYASDNRGFLLTHPIAEDEWSLAKATYHQIDYYMKMLSAYFALPGTSYPLSIAPLPRDRDSARKKLAGMGIDIDADDYLIIGPGTSYGVARLWGMENWRALITRLAAERPSLKFIVIGAEHDTEHWAALDGVPNTVNLVGKTDIGELIALMATCRCVVTIDNGNTHLACALNKPLVVLFGTANPLITGPYHRIEDVIYKKPYCSPCWDRICREGHHKCMKDITVDDVLEKVRERIDSNYHQR; from the coding sequence ATGAAAGAACCCATCGACCGGGCACTGCGCTCCATCGTCATACGCGGGCTGAACTGGCGCCTCGGCGATTCGCTCATGACCACGCCGTACATAGCCGCGGTGCGGGAATTGTTCCCGAACGCCCGCATTACGCTCATCATCCCGCCGCGTGTCGCGCGTGTGTTCGAAGGAAATCCCGCCATCGACGAGGTCATATGCTATGACACGGAGACGACGCATCGCTCCGTCATCTCCCGCATACGCTTCGGCCTCATGCTGCGTAAAAGAAAATTCGATGCGGCCTTTCTCCTGCAGCGTGCCATCGAAGCGGCCATCATCATGCGCATTGCCGGAGTCCCGATGCGCCTCGGGTACGCAAGCGATAACCGCGGTTTTCTCCTCACGCACCCGATAGCCGAGGATGAATGGTCTCTGGCAAAAGCAACGTATCATCAGATCGATTATTATATGAAGATGCTCTCGGCATACTTCGCGCTCCCCGGAACATCATATCCCCTGTCTATAGCCCCCCTGCCGCGCGACCGCGATTCCGCGCGGAAAAAGCTTGCCGGGATGGGCATCGATATCGATGCTGACGATTATCTCATCATCGGCCCCGGGACATCGTACGGGGTGGCCCGATTGTGGGGAATGGAGAATTGGCGCGCGCTCATTACCAGACTTGCCGCCGAGCGCCCGTCGCTCAAGTTCATCGTCATCGGCGCCGAGCACGACACGGAGCATTGGGCGGCACTTGACGGCGTGCCGAACACGGTCAATCTCGTCGGCAAGACCGATATCGGCGAGCTCATCGCGCTCATGGCGACATGCCGATGCGTCGTCACCATCGACAATGGGAATACCCACCTCGCCTGCGCGCTCAACAAACCGCTCGTCGTGCTGTTCGGAACGGCGAACCCGCTCATCACCGGGCCGTATCACCGCATCGAGGATGTCATCTATAAGAAGCCGTACTGCTCACCCTGCTGGGACAGAATATGCCGCGAAGGGCATCACAAATGCATGAAGGATATCACGGTCGATGATGTGCTCGAAAAGGTCCGGGAACGGATCGATAGTAACTATCATCAGCGATAG